A window of Pseudoliparis swirei isolate HS2019 ecotype Mariana Trench chromosome 2, NWPU_hadal_v1, whole genome shotgun sequence genomic DNA:
CGGTATAACCGGGGAAACGTCTGACCTGGCTCTGCTCaactgttaaaaaatatatacttaaaaaataaactataGCTCAGTTTTATTGTTTCTTTATTATGTCAGAAACAACACGTTGTGGTTTCACACTGGACTATTTCTTGGCCCGGTGGACTGATTCCTCAGAGTCCTGTCAGGTGTCCCGGTGAACACGGTGAACATGCACGTGGTAAAGATGCACAGCACGTGTTCGGACTTGAATTGAGCAACGTCGGAGCGGGTAAATACctgacccccgcccccccccccccactatcGGCAGCGGTATCTGTTTCATATTGTTTCTGATGTCACCTTCGACCTGACACGTTCTCGACGGGAGATCCTCGTCAAACATGCACatcttttgttatttatttattgagagagaaagagagagaatcttcttcttttttttgctgagtGCTCATTATTTCAGAATATTTGGAGAGATCTTGCATGTAGAGAGGAAGTATGTGTTCACGGTGCTCTCACTTATCTAAAGTCCCAGTTCCTATGTGTGGACGTTGAACCCTCGCTGCAGTCAGCTGccctttgtgtttttctctctctcgcatcAGCGTTTTTCCCCCCCAAGTCATTCCTGTTGAATCCTCGACCCAAAACTGTTCATTGTCAAATTCTGTTATTGAAACAGCGAATATATTTAGTCTAGAGCAGCGGCAACAAGAAGTGCATGTTATTCCTCAGAGCAGATTATGCTCAAGTAGAGTCTGAATCGATCAATATATGCATTTTGATTTTCTTTGTTTAAATCATCTCATCCAGAGAgcatccaatatatatatataaatatatatatactgtatatatatatatatatattatctacatatatatttatatatacataaataaatatatatatatttgtatatatatatataatatatataaatttattagAGAACTTCAACACATTtccatatataattatatttttatacatataaatatatatataaatatataaataaataaatatatatttattagagaACTTCAACACATttccatatataaatatatatatataaataaatgtatttatatatgtaaatgtgttgTAGTTTTGGAAATGATGTCTGATGCTGGAACATGTGTTCAGATACTCAAACAGCCCTATTGTACTTCTTAGCGGTCCTGCTGATTAGCATTGCGTTGGCATTCGGTGGAACTTAAACCTCTTACAAGTGGATATGCTCGcagatttattaaaatattgaaataacacagatttgaaatgaaaaaacacaaaaatgccccaaaaaagtCACGTCCCTGGCCGCTGAGCACTTCCTGTcacgcaaaacaaaaaacaaccaggCCCCTCGTTTGTCTTTTCAGCCGGCGTGCGAGCCCGGGTCATCCGGTTCAGCTTGAAAGTCAGTCAGTTTAACGCTGCCTGTCTGGAAGAAAGGGATTCTGGGAAGGAAATTAGCAATAGTGTGGTATGTGACCGCACACAGCTGCAGCCAAGCCCCGAGACTGAGGCCGAGAAACCCTCGACTTAATACACTGGACACACTCTTTATTTAGGAGACCTCATGCAATACAAGGAGTACCAATTCAGTGGAGTGCAATTATGACATGTAcatagtaagtaagtaatttattttccatagatacatacataacgtgtacatactgacagacattaacaacaacaaaaatgtacgaatggaggaccgtccaaagaccgaggtctggaggctcctctgagatggggagttggacggccccgcccCGAACCCTTGAACCCCCCactactactacaggcacacagacagtacacacacacatggatcaaaacacaaaatgtcatacaagcaacaacaacaacaacaaaaaacatgattTCTTTACGATTGAATGCTTTTCGTCTATTGTACTACAATAACAccggtatatgtatatatatatatacagagaggAATATATTTATGTAGAGCCAGATTCAAAGCAGTATGATACAGAAATAATAAGAAGCGATTGCTTTTATACACAAATTTGTTCAAAGGTAATTTAACACAAAATCTTAACACTAGGTGTAAAACATGtagaaaaagtggaaaagtcaACATTTCTAGACcaacagcacaacaacaaccaaacacacaatatatatatatataattgtttttgttgcattttCAAATTGTGTATTGAAGTAAGTATATATTGACTGACCGCTGTTGTTTACATGAAAAAAAGACAGTTATTGCGATGTCCGATTGTTCCTGAATCAGCAGACCGAGCATTGTAAGAGCTGGTTGTTCCCAGACTGAGTTTGAGGTTTACGTTGGACCCCGGCTCCACCGCCGCTGAGTGCGTTGGCACCTCGTGGCACACCTGCATATTATATCCTGACTCAGCATGTGCTGCTGAAAAGTGGCCTTCTGTTCTCCTGCACCTCGGTTTCCAACCTAAATATATTTcttaccccccaaaaaactgtcTAGACTTCTTCACGGCCGCCGCAGCCACACGTGTTGTGCGTTTCACAGCCGTCGAGGCTCGTCGACAACGAAGGCAACAGAGGTGGAAAAGGAACGAGTGGCAGCGACATGAGTTACTGTGCTGGTCCCATCACTCCTCCTTCAGGTGGGAGCTACCGGGTGTGATAGGACCAGGAGCTTATGGTGGATCATGTTAGAAAAAACGTTTGACATTTAGCATTTATCGTAAAATTGTGTCAACGGTGAAGTAAAAAGCTACTTTCCAAATGTCGATGATTCTcagaatgtttatttttttttgcatggaaaataatatttttcttACAAAAAGCgtgcaaaaagaagaagaaaatccaCAAACTTCCATGAGATGCTATTGAAATATAAAATGCTGCTCGACTAGAAAGCAAAAGATGTCAACGTGTCAGAACTTTGACCCCCCACCCAACCCCCCCACAGAGAAGTGATTGAAGTACGATCACACGCATGTCTGCGGGAGAGTCGGGACCGGCTTGTGCAAAGATCAAATTGATCAAATGCCCGATCGCACCGCGTTCGCCGTAACGACAGACGGCAATCACTCAAAGTGCCGGTGTACCAACAGTCAGGatgttcttgtttgtttttttaaaagaagaaaaagagagaagagaacacccccccccccccccaaaaaaaaggtgcCGAAAAATGACACGTGATGATGTAAAAAACCATCAGAAAAAAACCTAGTTGAAGTACAATCGCAGAGCGGGTGAACACGTCTCCAGGTATATTTCCGTCAGCtgatgtacaaatatatatgtggaACGCTTCGGACAGACACCTGGTTTCCCTCACTTCTTTTTTATGCCACAGGTGGACTTCTGACTTTGGTAACAGAGCGGTATCGACAAGACTGCATAGGAatttctcttttctgtcttaTGGAATACAATACTGATgatacaaattttttttttttaaagcactgcaTTTCCTGAATACATACAGTCAACTGCATAATCCTGATAACTGTGTATTAAAAAAGAGACGAGACCCAGTTGTGTGTTTGGTTAAATAAAgagcacctccccccccccccctcctacatCTCTGGAGGAAGACATCCGCAACTAGCGCATCCTACGTGTGCAggctcggccaatcagagagcagcaaGCGCTCTGATTCTGTCCGTTAGTTAGCTGAAGCCCCTTGACTGAAACTCTGAAGCTCTGCAGATGGATCCAGGCTGCGGGGCGGAGGAGACGTGACGGGGTCCTCGTTTGACCCCACCCCGCAGATGAGGCCGAGGCTATcaactcacccccccccccccccccgacttaAAAAAAAGCAACGTTTGAGGACCCTCACTCTTCACTTTTACTGTGCATTATTTTTCTATGACTCCAAGCGTtctactgccctccttgctgaaTGCTGGGGCTACAGTCTGCATAGCTATGTTAAGTTACCTTTCCCTGGCTCACGTTAGCTTCAGCATCCTGACAGCAACAAGCAACGGTGTTAGTTAAGATAAGATGCAAAGGGGGTTTCGGGGTACGGCTTGAGAAATATGTACCTCGGACGGAGtctctttaaaacaaaaaaaagcagggCGGGTCGGTTTAGGCGACGGTCGGAAGTGAGAGGCCGTCTGCCGGCTCCAGCTTCTGCTCCGGCGAGCAGCAGTGGAAGAGGCGACTGCCCAGGCTCTTGAAGGCAAATCCAAAGTACATGATGTGACCCATGGCCACGAAGGACACGGAGATGATGACCAGCAGGCCGAAGGCCTCCGGGTTGGGGGCCAGAATCACCATGATGAAGTGCAGCAGGTCCAGGAGGTAGTTCATGGAGTTCTGGACCCCGTTGATCACGCCTCGCTCCGACTCGATCACGTTCTCCTGGATGAGCTGGGTCACCGTCAGGTCAAAGGACCACAGGCCTGCAGGGGGCAGAGGTCAACAGTCGGTATTTTTTTACAGCCGCATTATGAAATCGTTTCGAACGCCTCGGTAGCTGCCGCGGATGATTATCAGAGCGATAGCATCGGAATCAAAGGTCGCGAATATTGCTCCGACGTCTCGGGTGGAAGTCCGGCTCAACCTGCGGACCGAGTCCCTTTTTAGGAAGTCGGAATTTTGGGAAACGGCCTTTTTGCAATCTCATGAATGGAAATGCCGACACAGCACGGACACTATCACACTTATACGCTCTCATTTCCTTTCAAATAAAGCAGTAAGACAGACTGGCTGCTGATGAGACGTCGCACTTTGGAGCTGCTGCTCCGAAACATGATGAAATACAATAACATACCAAATCAAGGGGCCGTGTTCCACTCACCGATTCTAGCGGCGATCACTCCGGCGAACAGCAGACTGACGGACATGTAGGACGGCAGCGGCGGCAGCTCTTCGGCGGGCGAAGGCGTGGTGGCGTTGCCGCCGGCGAACAGCCCGGTGAGGTGCTCGGCCTCCGGCAGCGCCTTCTCTCCCATCAGGTGCGTGTAAATGTCCTGGAAGGGCGAGACGCTGAGGTCGAAGGGGCTCCCGGGGGCGAAGACGGACACCACGCACAGCATGAGGCACGCCAGCTGGGCGGCGCCGGAGAAGAAGCCCGTGCGGATCAGGCCGCACCGCTTGCGGACCCACGTGAAGGCGACGGTGCCGCAGATGCCCGCCACCGCCGACGCCCCCATCAGCAGGCTCAGCACCGAGCCGTTGAGGCCCTGCGTGTAGGCGTAGCCCGTGGTGATGCAGTCGAAGCCCAGCACCGTCATGTAGAGGAACGACAGCGACATGCCGGCCAGGAAGATGTTCTGGTTGTAGTACGCCACCCAGCCGGCCTTCAGGGTGCGCAGCGGCTCGCTCGCCTGGTAGCAGCAGCCGCGGCTCTTGGGCGagtcggccgccgccgccgccgaggtCTCGTTCATCAGCGGCTGGGACGAGTCCTCGGGACTCTGGCCGCTCTCCGAGTCTGAGAGAAAGGAAGCGGGAGAGACACGGAGCGGTTCAGGATCGGTCCGAACGCCACGGGCGAGGACGGCGAGCCGGCGGCTCTCCTCCGGCGGCTGACCTTTGGGCGAGCCGAGCCGTTTGAGCTCCTGCTGCGGCTGCTTGACGCCGGCTTTGGAGGCCAGCGCCGGCGTCTTCTGGTAGACCTTCCACAGCAGCGCGTACTCCACGCACATGGAGCACAGGTTCCAGCCGGAGATGAAGCCGCAGCCGATGAACGGGGAGCCGAACGCCATGATCTGACCCACCAGCATGGGGGCCAGGATGTTGGTCAGCTGGTCGATGATCCGCACCGTGGCGTTCATGTCTGGTTGAGACGAGAGGGGGGAAGGGCGTGAGTGCATATGGGTTATTTACACCCGAGTCACACGgacggagaaccagaaccagaatcaCCTTTTATttaggaatgtgtcatggcgggcgGTGAGACAATAACATGAACAACAATCAACGGCAATCAACACGAGAATTacgaatataaatataagataaAGTGCACAGAGGGGCGAGTTTCAGAACTTTAACCAGTGTAAGCCAGTTTAAAGTGACACATAAgagttatgtgtatttaaagagaagagttatgtgtatttaagtgtattttaaGTGAAGGGTTACCTGTATTTAAAGAGAAGAGTTatttgtatttaagtgtatttaagtgtatttaaagtaaagacgtatgtgtatttaagtgtattttaaGTGAAGAGTTACCTGTATTTAAAGAGAAgagttatgtgtatttaaagagaagagttatgtgtatttaagtgtattttaagtgaagagttatgtgtatttaagtgtattttaagtagtgctgtgaaaaataacgcgttaactcagttaattcaattacaggtttaactagttatttttttaaacgcatttaacgcatgcgcagaatgagcttccaatctgtctgttgttggtcgtcgggacgaaaaaaaagtcacttgcaaaatgagcttccaatccaccacttcaatctgaactctgtccgctctcatgcagacatcatcggtaatgatccttccgcaggttcacctccggaaaccttgttacgacttctacttcctgtagatcagggtctcaacacgtcgatcgcgacctgccagtcgatcgcggcgtagtgtcggtagatcgcatgacattaaaaagattggcccgccccctgacatgttctctagagcacgtctttgttcttttattaaactaaacgtctgttgttgatcgtatctccacagcagcatgtcatctctgtctctacgcgttgcgttaacacttatcgatctccgtctggcgcgccacagagctccgtgcgcgcatcgggaccgagcaaaaaaaaagtcacttgtcaatctgtccacctttagattgtatcatggtggagttaatggttgacaaacaagagaacaatgttctgtttaaccctcctgttacctttacatttactaacatattttaccctcggggtcaatttgaccccagcaattaaaacctccagaaaattattagaattaatattgcttcccaagtttaagtgtgaggtactttatgtttgtttgttgaatacctaaatagccctttaaataaataaaaaagttgatatttctgatatgtttgacacagtgaaaaacagcctggggtcaaattgaccccaaagaacaccgacattaaacattgaatggggtcaaattgacccgaaaggtaacaggagggttaaacattctgtttaggatgaagatgtattaatgttccatatggaagaaaactgctaaataactgctgagttgcagcaccattgtatagaagaatgtataaatgtatatatccgtcttttgtcataaatctctatgttctcacaaaatataccgagaatatcggtaatatgtgattaatcatgattaatccacaaaaacctgtgattaatccgattaaaatttttaatcgtttcacagccctaattttaagTGAAGACTTAcatgtatttacatttatttaaagagaagacttatgtgtatttaagtgtattttaaGTGAAGGGTTACCTGTATTTAAAGAGAAGAGTTatttgtatttaagtgtatttaaagtaaagacttatgtgtatttaagtgtattttaaaTGAAGAGTTACCTGTATTTAAAGAGAAGAGTTATTTGTATTtgagtgtatttaaagtaaagacttatgtgtatttaagtgtatttaaagtgaagagttacctgtatttaagtgaataatTAAGTGGTGTGCAGTTGTCATGTGCAGAGTCAAAGGAAATGTTGACGTAATTTCAGTTCTTTCCTTCTTATTTCTTTACACTCATACGATTATCATGTGGATATAACTGAGAGGAACGTAAAATCATCAAGTTCATCAAGATCATTGAGTTCCCGAGTGTTTCCACCACGTGAGGCAAATCGATTAAATAGTTTATAACAATCTGGGGcgcataaaagtaaaaaaacgaGAGTGAGTCAGCACTAAGGGTGCAAAGTCCGCCACGCCGAGGAGACGTGACACAACGAGGCCGGCGTTGGGCGACCGCCATGGACACTGACCTGCCAGCGAGCTGCTGTCCCGGccggccaccaccaccacccagtCCCTCTGGATGGAGATGGCCGTCGCCGTACTGGCCAGGTTGGCGATGTTGGCGATGGTGATCACCAGAATGTAGCAGGTGGtctgaaaaaacaaaataagggatattgttttcacatttgcatgttatatttaaacaatattaattaaaagGATGAAGCTAAAACCAACAAAGACTTGATGTGATTGATAACTATTGCCTGTACAGATAAAGCTTGATATAacatggatttccaggactttaaaccaaatttctatTTTGTGAAATCTTGATAAATGACACCAAATTAATgacattttgattaaaagaataaatatgtatagaaatgtttattctttttaatcaaactgtgaatataacaaatttccacgacttttcaaaaacttttgGGACTACATGTAACgtaattataacacacacactttagttgGTTTTGAATCATTCCCTCCCGCCCCGAAATACGGCTCAAGCTGTAGTCCGTGACCTTTTGGGCTTAAATAACCAGTTAAACCAGTTAAAGTGTTTTTGCCTGAGGCCTTTTTAGAGGCTTTTCACAGGCAAAAGTATCCTgaaaaatcagaaaaaaaacataatttttgcAAAACTGGAGTATAGTGTGTAATATTGTGTGGTTTAGTTAAAGCTAAATGTAGTCTGCACCAATGGTCGTATGGACTGCTTCAGGAACATGTAAACTACAGAAATCAATAActacctgtggggggggggggggggtcaatgaaATTAATTCTGTGAAAAAATAACAAGCGCAACAGCTAATATATAACGCTCAACATCTGACCTCCACTGAGTGATGAGGAACCCACACGTTTCTTCTAGAAATgtctcatttaaaaaatatttaaaacgcTGGCCGATcgctcgttttttttcttcttctttctttctctgagtTCAAATCGTagagaagcaaaaaaaaaaaaagcttcaacGGGCCAAGCCACATTTCTCCCTCCGTCATGTGGCTGTCCTTGAGGAACCTGCTGATTACACCAGagctagctctctctctctctctctctctctctctctctctctctctctctctctctctctctctctctctctctctctctctctctctctctctctctctctctctctctctctctctctctctctctctctctctctctctctctctctctctctctctctctctctctctctctctctctctctctctctctctctctctctctctctctctctctctctctctctctctctctgcagcagaaTTAGGTCTGAACCCTTTGTGGGTTTTTCTCTGCCGCATAGCTCAACAAGTGCAAACAAGCCGCGTtgcaaaacaaccaaaacaaataGAAGACTGTGTAAACTAGAGAGGAACACCTGATGGGTTACGATTACGACCCGGGGAGCTTCATCGACAAAATACGAACGTCGAGTTCACGATTTATCACGAGCGGcgtgaaagaagaaaacaaatgaaagaaaatgagCGACTAAAGTACTCTGACGGTTTATGTTAAGTCGGTCAAAGGTCTTCTGGAAGTGGTCATAAATGATAATGAAGCAGGATCCGTATCAGTGAGGAGCAACTTTCAATCTCGGGGTCAGAGTGTTGAACTCGAGGAAAGAACCGAGTCAAAACCCCAATCGGATCACGTTGAAACGGCGAGTGTGTTAGCACAgaaaggggggaaggggggagtgtgcgtgcgtgtgtgtgtgtggggggggagatcTTACCAGAATCCATCCATTGTAAAGCTCCACAAGCTGTTCTTTGAACTGGAAAATAACCATCAGTAGGATCCCACACAGGATGACGCAACTGTTCTGGACGAGCAGCGAAGTCTGGGCCACTGTGGGAACACCGCGGTGGACGTTAGGGACCGAAATACCACCGGAGACAACACAACCGATACCCGGCTCCTCTGGGCTTCGTCGGGAGGCTTTCGGGTATCTCATCTAATAATGTCTTTGCCGAATACCTGCGGATAACCATTCCACCAGGGGCGCACTTAACTGTGAACATGAGTGTAAAAACAGCCCATGTGGTACAACACCATCACTTGTGTAACAGATATACACTTTCgatgtgtgcccccccccccccccccacctttgaGTCTGGGGTTCTTGTCCACCCAGTCCCCGATGATGGCCCCCAGCAGCAGCACGGAGCCGGCCACCACCAGCCCGTACACGGCCGAGAGCAGCAGGCTGTTCCCGTACAGCTCCACCAGGAAAACCGCCACGGCAAAGTTCCACATTCGGTCGCcctggaagaaaaaagaaaaacacacacacacacacaacgttttGGGTTATTCAGGAGGACGACGGTGCCAAGAGGAAACTGAGAGGAGACGTGGCTTGAATTAACAATAAGAGCCCCCAAGACAACGCCTCTCTTCAGCTGGATTGATTATTTTTCCTGGAGGTATTCGTGAAGACAATATGTCATGTTGTATCGTAGCAATACACTCAAATTGTATTTACACTCATTATGACGGTAAACAGATGATGGGCTGTCATTCAAATAAGACAATAAAGGGTGCAACATCTTTTACGGCTATAcgctgaataaaaacagattagcacttcagtggcacttgtgttattactcatggtattacttatgttattacttgttattacttatggtattacttatgttattacttatgttattacttgttattacttatgttattacttatgttagtacttgtgttattacttatggtattacttatgttaataatcatggtattacttgtggtattaatcattgtattacttatggtattacttgtgttattaatcatggtattacgtatgttattacttatggttttaatcatggtactacttatgttattactcatagtataaCTAATGTTATTTCttatgtattacttatggtattacttgtgttaGTAttgtgttattacttatggtattacttatggtattacttgtgttattacttatgttagtacttgtgttattacttatggtattacttatgttattacttatgttattactcatggtattacttatgttattattgtgttattactagtgctgtgaaaaataacgcgttaacgcgttataattaaattacaggattgattagttaatttgtgattaacctgattaaaaattgtaatcgtttcacagccctagttattacttttgttattacttatggtattacttgtgttattattgtgttattacttatgttattactcatgttattacttatgttattattgtgttattacttatgttattacttatggtattacttgtgttattactcatggtattacttatgttattattgtgttattacttatgttattacttatggtattacttatgttattattgtgttattacttatgttattacttatggtattacttatggtattacttgtgttattacttatgttattactcatggtattacttgtgttattacttatgttagtAGCCTacttgttattacttatggtattacttatgttattattgtGCTATTACTGATAGTATTTttatagtttggctttcttaaagaaattactttcttgattcttgttgttctgagtttgtactcatgttgAATTCAGTTAtagtaagtcactttggataaaaccgTCTGCtatatgacatgtaatgtaacgtaatgTAAAGTAACGTAACATGGTGGTTCACTCACCCATGTTGACATGGCGTGTCCCATGTAAATGAGGAATTTAGCCGAGGTGAAGAAGTCTCGGACGGACTCTGTGGAGGAAACATTCAAGGGTCAGACTCAAGGCGAGCGGACGGTGCAGCTGGGGGTGacggtgggggtggtggtgccTCCAGCCTTCTCCATCGATGTCATTATGTCGCGTGCAGCGTGAAAACAACCTACCACAGCACGTCTTCTTCGGTCCAGAGGTATCCATTGTTACGCTGTCCAAAAACTACCCCAGTGAATATTCCCTTTTCTATTTTATGCtctacttgttgttgttgtatttacgCTGTCTCCTCTTTTGTGCCCCAAAAGGggggttgaggtgtgtgtgtgtgtgtgggggggagggtccACCCCGGACCACCGCAGCTGCTTACTGTAGGTAACGACGGCAACAACaacacccgcaaaaaaaaaaaagatacggcgtctctcctcttttctccttcccAAACTTAGCTATCACTGTAGCTGAAGTCGGAAAGCAATGGCTGTCTGAGCCCGTACGGGAGGGAAGAAGCACCAACGGCTCGGAGCTGCTGCTCGCTGGACGCTCGGCTCTGTTCTGCTGCTCTCTGTTTACGTCCCGCCTCGAAATATACTCGGGCTGTGACGTCACGCACCATTATTTACATTGtgtcagagaaaaaaaaatggtggTCTTCCCCCACGCGAAAAAAATTAATCACACAGGCAGAATACAAGTGTCATTGTTATAGCTATTGTGGTTAGAGCCCTAATCTATGATTTCATAAATattagtatttttatatatCAATTATGTTAAAAAtattagtatttttaaaaaggtgctatatatatatatatatatatatatatataaatacatatatcttatatatcttAACTTAAGCAGAAATTagtaataatatacatatatatagcacCTGTTTAAAAATAGGTTAAAAATAGCAcatgtttaaatataataatatatatatatatatatatctggcaTGCCTATTTTCTTCCACCACACCATTCACATCTCTATACCTTTCGTCaatgaatacaataaaataaaatgaactatGAATTAACACAATGTAAAACTACTGGTAGTCCTTCATCCAAAATTGTAACTTAAGCAGAAATTagtagtaatatatataatatatatatatatacatgtatatatatgtatacaggactgtctcagaaaattagaatattgtgataaagttctttattttctgtaatgcaattaaaaaaacaaaaatgtcatgcattctggattcattacaaatcaactgaaatattgcaagccttttattcttttaatattgctgattatggcttacagcttaagaaaactctaaaatcctatctcataaaattttaatatttcctcagaccaagtaaaaaaaaagatttataacagctgagtgtttgtcaaggctcaggaaacccttgcaggtgtttcgagttaattagacaattcaagtgatttgtttaataccctactagtatactttttcatgatattctaatatttagagataggatatttgagttttcttaagctgtaagccataatcagcaatattaaaagaataaaaggcttgcaatatttcagttgatttgtaatgaatccagaatgcatgacatttttgtttttttaattgcattacagaaaataaagaacttcatcacaatattctaattttctgagacagtcctgtatatagcacctgtttaaaaataataatatttatacataatatatatatatatgtatatatatacatatataaataaataaaaaatatatagcacctgttaaaaaaaaaatatatata
This region includes:
- the slc40a1 gene encoding solute carrier family 40 member 1, whose translation is MDTSGPKKTCCESVRDFFTSAKFLIYMGHAMSTWGDRMWNFAVAVFLVELYGNSLLLSAVYGLVVAGSVLLLGAIIGDWVDKNPRLKVAQTSLLVQNSCVILCGILLMVIFQFKEQLVELYNGWILTTCYILVITIANIANLASTATAISIQRDWVVVVAGRDSSSLADMNATVRIIDQLTNILAPMLVGQIMAFGSPFIGCGFISGWNLCSMCVEYALLWKVYQKTPALASKAGVKQPQQELKRLGSPKDSESGQSPEDSSQPLMNETSAAAAADSPKSRGCCYQASEPLRTLKAGWVAYYNQNIFLAGMSLSFLYMTVLGFDCITTGYAYTQGLNGSVLSLLMGASAVAGICGTVAFTWVRKRCGLIRTGFFSGAAQLACLMLCVVSVFAPGSPFDLSVSPFQDIYTHLMGEKALPEAEHLTGLFAGGNATTPSPAEELPPLPSYMSVSLLFAGVIAARIGLWSFDLTVTQLIQENVIESERGVINGVQNSMNYLLDLLHFIMVILAPNPEAFGLLVIISVSFVAMGHIMYFGFAFKSLGSRLFHCCSPEQKLEPADGLSLPTVA